One Pelodiscus sinensis isolate JC-2024 chromosome 24, ASM4963464v1, whole genome shotgun sequence DNA segment encodes these proteins:
- the LOC142819635 gene encoding transmembrane protein 272-like has translation MAEDMEGISTPLLLGTQASPVHPVLSFLGKVVFSALPIASIVIGAMYLGQCPRQALLPYYLLVGGSALLLLLLLTCLPCGDGTESAQLSPGARGWRAVFLLFLFAWFIAGNVWVYSIYPLQHGNPGQPDFCARLLYLFAFWVTTLVYIGLGAALLVALCIVGCLLLLRSRLPWLHRGEADP, from the exons ATGGCTGAGGACATGGAAGGCATCAGCACCCCACTTCTGCTAGGCACCCAGGCATCCCCTGTACATCCTGTGCTAAGCT TTCTGGGGAAGGTCGTGTTCTCGGCTCTGCCCATTGCTAGCATTGTCATTG GAGCCATGTACCTGGGCCAGTGCCCCCGGCAGGCCCTGCTGCCCTACTacctgctggtggggggcagtgcgctgctgctgctgctgctgctgacctgCCTGCCTTGTGGGGATGGGACAGaatcagcccagctgagcccgggTGCCCGTGGCTGGAGGGCGGTATTCCTGCTCTTCCTCTTTGCCTGGTTCATTGCTG GTAACGTCTGGGTCTACTCAATCTACCCCCTGCAGCACGGGAACCCTGGCCAGCCGGACTTCTGCGCACGCCTGCTCTACCTCTTTGCCTTCTGGGTCACCACGCTGGTGTACATAGGGCTTGGGGCTGCGCTGCTGGTTGCACTCTGCATcgtgggctgcctgctgctgctgcgctcACGCCTGCCCTGGCTACACCGTGGGGAGGCCGACCCCTAG
- the LOC102461172 gene encoding transmembrane 4 L6 family member 5-like isoform X1: protein MCTGKCSRVVGVGLWPLALTCIVCNLILCFPAWDLQYVQQRDQLTPEVLYLGGLVGGGLLILIPAIHIQATGRQGCCGNRCGMFLSILFALLGVVGSVYAVSVASLGLVNGPLCQVRKSNGSLGAWEQPFRSLDLEQLRERSYLFNTSTWDTCVKPPGVVQFNVILFSLGLGAALLELLLCAAQVLNGLFGCLCGTCNRRQDRSAKETRY from the exons ATGTGCACAGGGAAGTGCTCCCGAGTGGTGGGCGTGGGGCTCTGGCCCCTGGCACTGACCTGCATTGTCTGCAATCTGATCCTCTGCTTCCCCGCCTGGGACCTGCAGTATGTCCAGCAGCGGGACCAGCTCACCCCCGAAGTGCTGTACCTGGGGGGCCTCGTCGGGGGTGGCCTCTTG atCCTGATACCTGCGATTCACATCCAGGCGACTGGCCGGCAGGGCTGCTGTGGCAATCGCTGtggg atgttCCTGTCCATTCTCTTTGCTCTGCTGGGGGTGGTTGGCTCAGTCTACGCCGTGAGTGTTGCCTCCTTGGGGCTGGTGAACGGGCCCCTGTGCCAGGTGCGGAAGTCGAATGGGAGCCTGGGCGCCTGGGAACAGCCCTTCCGTAGCCTCGACCTCGAGCAGTTGAG GGAGCGGAGCTACTTGTTTAACACCTCGACGTGGGACACATGCGTGAAGCCGCCTGGCGTGGTCCAGTTCAATGTGATTCTCTTCTCGCTGGGGCTGGGCGCGGCgctgctggagctgctgctctGCGCAGCCCAGGTGCTGAACGGCCTCTTCGGTTGCCTCTGTGGGACGTGCAACAGGAGGCAGGACCGGAGCGCCAAG GAAACCCGCTACTGA
- the LOC102461172 gene encoding transmembrane 4 L6 family member 1-like isoform X2, with protein sequence MLLLQICLPLAPVASAPQNRKVRSQILIPAIHIQATGRQGCCGNRCGMFLSILFALLGVVGSVYAVSVASLGLVNGPLCQVRKSNGSLGAWEQPFRSLDLEQLRERSYLFNTSTWDTCVKPPGVVQFNVILFSLGLGAALLELLLCAAQVLNGLFGCLCGTCNRRQDRSAKETRY encoded by the exons ATGCTCCTTCTTCAGATCTGCCTGCCCCTCGCTCCTGTGGCCTCTGCACCCCAAAACAGGAAAGTGAGAAGCCAG atCCTGATACCTGCGATTCACATCCAGGCGACTGGCCGGCAGGGCTGCTGTGGCAATCGCTGtggg atgttCCTGTCCATTCTCTTTGCTCTGCTGGGGGTGGTTGGCTCAGTCTACGCCGTGAGTGTTGCCTCCTTGGGGCTGGTGAACGGGCCCCTGTGCCAGGTGCGGAAGTCGAATGGGAGCCTGGGCGCCTGGGAACAGCCCTTCCGTAGCCTCGACCTCGAGCAGTTGAG GGAGCGGAGCTACTTGTTTAACACCTCGACGTGGGACACATGCGTGAAGCCGCCTGGCGTGGTCCAGTTCAATGTGATTCTCTTCTCGCTGGGGCTGGGCGCGGCgctgctggagctgctgctctGCGCAGCCCAGGTGCTGAACGGCCTCTTCGGTTGCCTCTGTGGGACGTGCAACAGGAGGCAGGACCGGAGCGCCAAG GAAACCCGCTACTGA
- the MBLAC1 gene encoding metallo-beta-lactamase domain-containing protein 1: protein MSLSPSMSQLEQPEPPGDPSHLDAAPMHTEPLDSPFIPGTPYSVLVLQEGFSQVLPNGHTQADGTITLVRGPQLTLVDTGGPWRRKRLLELLAAQDVAPGDVSHVVCTHGHSDHVGNINLFPTATLLVGFDLSQGEGLYLPHNLGTGTPYSIHPGHIEVVPTPGHTAAHTSVLVHGTALGTVLVAGDLFERQDDEDAWRALSEDPARQERSRRWALAVADVVIPGHGPPFRVLRVHSSTKEDQIPLGMGRETMRPETYVGQGMSVPPETLSCN, encoded by the coding sequence ATGTCCCTTTCTCCCTCCATGAGCCAGCTGGAGCAACCAGAGCCCCCCGGAGACCCCTCCCACTTGGATGCTGCACCTATGCATACGGAGCCCCTGGATTCCCCCTTCATCCCAGGCACCCCCTACTCAGTGCTGGTGCTGCAGGAAGGGTTCAGCCAGGTGCTGCCAAATGGGCATACACAGGCTGACGGCACCATCACACTGGTACGGGGGCCCCAGCTCACTCTGGTGGACACAGGAGGCCCCTGGAGGCGGAAGCGGCTACTGGAACTGCTGGCGGCCCAGGATGTGGCCCCAGGCGACGTGTCCCATGTTGTCTGCACCCATGGCCACTCAGACCATGTTGGCAACATCAACCTGTTCCCCACAGCTACGCTGCTGGTGGGGTTCGACCTCAGCCAGGGTGAGGGGCTGTACCTGCCCCACAATCTGGGGACTGGCACTCCCTATTCCATCCATCCCGGCCACATAGAAGTGGTGCCCACACCTGGCCACACAGCTGCCCACACCAGTGTGCTGGtgcatggcacagccctgggcacagTGCTAGTAGCCGGGGACCTGTTTGAGCGGCAGGACGACGAGGATGCTTGGCGGGCACTGAGCGAAGATCCAGCCCGGCAGGAGCGGAGCCGTCGATGGGCGCTGGCTGTGGCCGACGTAGTGATCCCTGGCCATGGGCCACCCTTCCGTGTGCTGCGGGTGCACAGCAGCACCAAGGAGGACCAGATacccctggggatggggagagagaccATGAGGCCTGAGACCTATGTAGGACAAGGCATGTCCGTGCCCCCCGAGACTTTGAGCTGCAATTAA